From the genome of Pelmatolapia mariae isolate MD_Pm_ZW linkage group LG12, Pm_UMD_F_2, whole genome shotgun sequence, one region includes:
- the ficd gene encoding protein adenylyltransferase FICD: protein MAAVKVWSYYSARVLGGWGPLLCIALGSLVALLMPMVGVEDQCCASLRGIAQLRCQLWGSSQQHPAVQSTSLTVPFTALDLLPQRPKPTKEMELEAKAALQLAQEMKKLGKREKAHKLLVHALSMNPDFVDALTELGTILEEEKDVVQADHLYTKALAISPCNERALVSRDRTLPLVEEIDQRYFSIIDSKVRQLMSIPKGNSAFRRVMEETYYHHIYHTVAIEGSTLTLSEIRHIIETRYAVPGKSLQEQNEAIGVDAAMKYINTTLLSRSGAITVNDILEIHRRVLGYVDPVEGGRLRTNQVFVGHHIPPHPRDLQRHMQELVQWLNSDEALQLHPVEYAALAHYKLVYIHPFVDGNGRTSRLLMNLVLMQARYPPITIRKEQRAEYYAALDTANEGDVRPFIRFIAKCTEITLDTLLISTTEHAVGLPGAGQDQTCFDCKQTIPFHN, encoded by the exons ATGGCTGCTGTGAAGGTGTGGAGTTACTACAGCGCCCGTGTCCTAGGAGGATGGGGCCCGCTGCTTTGCATCGCCCTCGGCTCACTGGTGGCTCTCCTGATGCCCATGGTTGGGGTGGAGGATCAGTGCTGTGCCTCCCTGAGGGGCATCGCTCAGCTCCGCTGCCAGCTGTGGGGAAGTTCACAGCAGCATCCAGCTGTGCAGTCCACCAGCCTCACCGTCCCCTTCACTGCTCTTGATCTGCTGCCTCAGAGGCCCAAGCCGACCAAAG AGATGGAGCTGGAGGCCAAAGCTGCACTGCAGTTGGCTCAGGAGATGAAGAAACTTGGGAAGAGGGAGAAGGCTCACAAGCTGTTGGTGCATGCACTTAGCATGAACCCAGACTTCGTGGATGCCCTGACGGAGCTGGGGACCATTttagaggaggagaaggatgTCGTCCAGGCAGATCACCTCTACACCAAGGCCCTGGCCATCTCACCGTGCAACGAGAGAGCTCTGGTTAGCCGAGACCGGACCCTTCCCCTGGTGGAAGAGATCGATCAGCGTTACTTCAGCATCATCGACAGTAAAGTGCGCCAGCTTATGTCCATTCCTAAAGGGAACTCTGCATTCCGCCGAGTGATGGAGGAGACCTACTACCACCACATCTACCACACCGTGGCCATCGAAGGCAGCACGCTCACGCTGTCAGAGATTCGTCACATCATTGAGACGCGTTACGCCGTCCCCGGAAAGAGCCTGCAGGAGCAGAACGAGGCGATTGGGGTGGATGCGGCCATGAAGTACATCAACACGACGCTGTTGTCCAGATCAGGAGCCATCACCGTCAACGACATCCTGGAGATCCACCGGCGGGTGCTCGGCTACGTAGACCCCGTGGAGGGAGGGAGGCTGCGCACCAATCAGGTGTTTGTGGGCCACCACATCCCTCCTCACCCTCGGGACCTGCAGAGACACATGCAGGAGCTCGTTCAGTGGCTCAACTCCGACGAGGCGCTGCAGCTTCACCCCGTGGAATACGCTGCACTCGCCCACTATAAACTGGTGTACATACACCCATTTGTTGACGGCAACGGACGGACGTCACGGCTGCTCATGAACCTCGTGCTCATGCAAGCGAGATACCCACCAATTACTATCCGCAAAGAACAACGGGCTGAATACTATGCCGCTCTGGACACAGCCAACGAGGGTGATGTGCGGCCCTTCATCCGCTTTATAGCCAAATGTACAGAAATAACTTTGGACACGTTGTTGATTTCTACGACGGAGCACGCCGTAGGGCTGCCGGGAGCAGGCCAGGACCAGACCTGTTTCGACTGCAAGCAGACCATCCCATTCCACAACTGA